Proteins encoded together in one Telopea speciosissima isolate NSW1024214 ecotype Mountain lineage chromosome 6, Tspe_v1, whole genome shotgun sequence window:
- the LOC122664577 gene encoding pentatricopeptide repeat-containing protein At1g74900, mitochondrial gives MFHPCKPTFPNRSTRFVLLPLLLSQPSESTQATLTIKHSSHHQAIRTPLSPSQDSLLHITNLILKSKPETLTKSLEKCDVQWSPDVVDRVLKHLWNDGPKALQFFESLDRLPNYKHSTSTFDHAIDIAGRLHDYRALWTLLSRMRRRRLGPTPKTFAIITERYVSAGKADRAVKIFLSMHEHGCPQDLSSFNTFLDVLCKSKRVEMACSLFKVFKRRFRADTITYNIIANGWCLIKRTPKALEVLKEMVESDLSPTLATYNILLHGFFRAEQIKEAWEFFSQMKKRGCKPDVVTYTTVIHGFGIAGEIEKAKKVFRQMVGEGCLPSVATYNALIQVLCKKDSVENAIMIFEKMVSKGYVPNVTTYNVLIRGLCHASQIDRAMDFMERMKNDECEPNVQTYNVVIRYLCDAGEIDKGLDVFRKMDGENCLPNLDTYNILISAMFVRKKSEDLVVSGKLLMEMVERGFVPRKFTFNRVVNGLLLTGNQGFAKEILRAQSMHGRLPCKFRL, from the coding sequence ATGTTCCATCCCTGCAAGCCAACTTTCCCAAACAGAAGCACCCGTTTTGTTTTGCTGCCATTGCTACTTTCTCAACCCAGTGAATCCACCCAAGCTACCCTCACCATCAAACATTCATCTCACCACCAAGCTATCAGAACCCCGTTGTCACCATCACAAGATTCCCTTCTCCACATTACCAACCTCATCTTGAAAAGCAAACCAGAAACCCTAACCAAATCCCTAGAAAAATGTGATGTACAGTGGTCCCCTGATGTTGTTGATCGAGTCCTGAAACACCTCTGGAATGATGGCCCCAAGGCTCTTCAGTTCTTTGAGTCCCTTGATCGCCTCCCAAACTACAAACATTCCACCTCCACCTTTGATCATGCCATCGACATTGCTGGCCGATTGCATGACTACAGGGCCCTTTGGACCCTCCTCTCTCGGATGCGCCGGCGCCGGCTTGGTCCAACCCCTAAAACCTTTGCTATTATCACCGAGAGATATGTGTCAGCAGGCAAAGCAGATCGAGCAGTTAAGATTTTCCTATCAATGCATGAACATGGCTGCCCTCAGGACCTGTCATCCTTTAACACCTTCCTCGATGTGCTTTGCAAATCCAAGCGTGTTGAGATGGCATGCTCACTCTTTAAAGTTTTCAAGCGGAGGTTTAGGGCAGACACTATTACTTACAACATAATTGCAAATGGTTGGTGTTTGATAAAGAGAacacccaaggcattggaggttCTGAAGGAGATGGTGGAGAGTGATTTAAGTCCGACCCTTGCAACATACAATATATTGCTCCATGGGTTCTTCCGGGCTGAGCAGATCAAGGAAGCTTGGGAATTTTTCTCCCAGATGAAGAAGAGGGGGTGCAAGCCTGATGTTGTTACTTACACCACAGTCATTCATGGGTTTGGCATTGCAGGTGAGATCGAGAAGGCCAAAAAGGTTTTTAGGCAAATGGTGGGAGAGGGCTGTCTTCCTTCAGTTGCTACTTATAATGCATTGATTCAGGTTTTGTGCAAGAAGGATAGTGTGGAGAATGCCATCATGATTTTTGAGAAGATGGTGAGTAAGGGTTATGTACCCAACGTGACTACTTATAATGTTTTAATTAGAGGACTCTGCCATGCTTCACAGATAGATAGAGCCATGGACTTTATGGAAAGAATGAAGAATGATGAATGTGAGCCAAATGTTCAGACATACAATGTTGTCATTCGTTATTTATGTGATGCTGGAGAGATTGACAAGGGTTTGGATGTTTTTAGAAAAATGGATGGTGAGAATTGCTTGCCTAATTTGGACACATACAACATTTTAATTAGTGCTATGTTTGTAAGAAAGAAGTCTGAAGATTTGGTGGTTTCAGGGAAGTTGTTGATGGAGATGGTAGAGAGAGGATTTGTGCCTCGCAAGTTCACTTTCAACCGGGTCGTGAATGGGCTTTTGCTGACTGGAAATCAGGGGTTTGCTAAGGAAATTTTGAGAGCTCAGAGCATGCATGGTCGTCTTCCTTGTAAATTTAGATTGTGA
- the LOC122664578 gene encoding NADH dehydrogenase [ubiquinone] 1 beta subcomplex subunit 8, mitochondrial: protein MAGRLSNVASRIMGGNGVVARSVATSLRLRSGMGLPVGKHIVPDKPLPVNDELVWDNGTPFPEPAIDRIADTVGKYEALAWLCGGLSFFASLGLLSVLNDKASKIPFTPKVYPYDNLRVELGGDP from the exons ATGGCAGGAAGGCTGAGCAACGTTGCATCTCGGATCATGGGCGGCAATGGCGTCGTCGCTCGATCGGTCGCCACTTCTCTTCGTCTCCGTTCTGGCATGGGTCTCCCCGTCGGCAAACACATCGTCCCTGATAAACCA CTTCCAGTTAACGACGAACTGGTTTGGGATAACGGGACCCCATTTCCAGAACCCGCGATAGATCGGATTGCCGATACAGTTGGTAAG TATGAAGCATTGGCTTGGCTTTGTGGAGGTTTGAGTTTCTTCGCATCTCTCGGACTGTTATCCGTTTTGAACGACAAGGCCTCCAAGATACCTTTT ACACCAAAAGTCTATCCATATGACAACCTGCGTGTGGAGCTTGGTGGGGATCCATAG
- the LOC122664990 gene encoding 14 kDa proline-rich protein DC2.15-like, with product MASKAASTALLLILNILFLTLVSSQCPPSPKPHTPSHKPPPSNKPGTGSGSGSGSGSGSGRGTCPKDTLKFGVCANVLQNLLNVTLGTPPITPCCSLIQGLVDLEAAICLCTAIKANILGINLNVPVSLSLLVNYCGKKVPSGFQCS from the coding sequence ATGGCTTCCAAGGCTGCATCAACTGCTCTTCTCCTTATTCTCAATATCCTTTTCCTCACTTTAGTCTCTTCCCAATGCCCACCATCACCTAAGCCACACACGCCAAGTCATAAGCCTCCACCATCAAATAAGCCTGGTACTGGTTCTGGGTCTGGGTCTGGGTCTGGGTCTGGTTCTGGTAGGGGAACTTGCCCTAAGGACACCCTAAAGTTTGGTGTTTGTGCCAATGTGCTGCAGAACTTGCTCAACGTAACTTTGGGAACCCCACCAATTACCCCTTGCTGCAGTCTCATTCAGGGTTTGGTTGATCTTGAGGCAGCTATTTGCCTTTGCACAGCCATCAAGGCTAATATCTTGGGCATTAACCTGAACGTCCCTGTCTCCTTAAGTTTGCTGGTGAATTACTGCGGAAAGAAGGTCCCATCTGGCTTCCAGTGCTCTTAG